The nucleotide sequence gtacagttaacatgtacatctaacataagcatctaacatgtacacttaacatgtacatctaacatgtacacttaacatgtacatttaacataagcatctaacatgtacacttaacataagcatctagcatgtacacttaacatgtacatctaacataagcatctaacatgtacacttaacataagcatctaacatgtacacttaacataagcatctaacatgtacacttaacatgtacatctaacataagcatctaacatgtacacttagcataagcatctaacatgtacacttaacatgtacatctaacataagcatctaacatgtacacttaacataagcatctaacatgtacacttaacatgtacatctaacataagcatctaacatgtacacttaacataagcatctaacatgtacacttaacatgtacatctaacataagcatctaacatatacatttaacataagcatctaacatgtacacttaacatgtacatctaacataagcatctaacatgtacacttaacatgtacatctaacataagcatctaacatgtacacttaacatgtacatctaacataagcatctaacatgtacacttaacataagcatctaacatgtacacttaacataagcatctaacatgtacatctaacataagcatctaacatgtacacttaacatgtacatctaacataagcatctaacatatacatttaacataagcatctaacatgtacacttaacatgtacatctagcataagcatctaacatatacacttaacataagcatctaacatgtacacttaacataagcatctaacataagcatctaacatgtacacttaacatgtacatctaacatgtacacttaacataagcatctaacatgtacacttaacatgtacatctaacataagcatctaacatatacatttaacataagcatctaacatgtacacttaacataagcatctaacatgtacacttaacatgtacatctaacataagcatctaacatatacacttaacataagcatctaacatgtacacttaacataagcatctaacatatacacttaacataagcatctaacatgtacacttaacataagcatctaacatgtacacttaacataagcatctaacatgtacacttaacataagcatctaacatgtgcacttaacatgtacatctaacataagcatctaacatgtacacttaacataagcatctaacatgtacacttaacatgtacatctaacataagcatctaacatgtacacttaacataagcatctaacatgtacacttaacataagcatctaacatgtacacttaacatgtacatctaacataagcatctaacatatacacttaacataagcatctaacataagcatctaacataagcatctaacatatacatttaacataagcatctaacatgtacacttaacatgtacatctaacataagcatctaacatatacacttaacataagcatctaacataagcatctaacataagcatctaacatatacatttaacataagcatctaacatgtacacttaacatgtacatctaacataagcatctaacatgtacacttaacatgtacatctaacataagcatctaacatatacatttaacataagcatctaacatgtacacttaacataagcatctaacatgtacacttaacatgtacatctaacataagcatctaacatatacatttaacataagcatctaacatgtacacttaacataagcatctaacatgtacacttaacatgtacatctaacataagcatctaacatatacatttaacataagcatctaacatgtacacttaacataagcatctaacatgtacacttaacataagcatctaacatatacacttaacataagcatctaacatgtacacttaacataagcatctaacatgtacacttaacataagcatgtAACATGTGcacttaacatgtacatctaacataagcatctaacatgtacacttaacataagcatctaacatgtacacttaacatgtacatctaacataagcatctaacatgtacacttaacataagcatctaacatgtacacttaacataagcatctaacatgtacacttaacatgtacatctaacataagcatctaacatatacatttaacataagcatctaacatgtacacttaacatgtacatctaacataagcatctaacatatacacttaacataagcatctaacataagcatctaacataagcatctaacatatacatttaacataagcatctaacatgtacacttaacatgtacatctaacataagcatctaacatatacacttaacataagcatctaacataagcatctaacatatacatttaacataagcatctaacatgtacacttaacatgtacatctaacataagcatctaacatatacatttaacataagcatctaacatgtacacttaacataagcatctaacatgtacacttaacatgtacatctaacataagcatctaacatatacacttaacataagcatctaacatgtacacttaacataagcatctaacatatacacttaacataagcatctaacatgtacacttaacataagcatctaacatgtacacttaacataagcatctaacatgtacacttaacataagcatgtAACATGTGcacttaacatgtacatctaacataagcatctaacatgtacacttaacatgtacatctaacataagcatctaacatgtacacttaacataagcatctaacatgtacacttaacataagcatctaacatgtacacttaacatgtacatctaacataagcatctaacatatacatttaacataagcatctaacatgtacacgtaacatgtacatctaacataagcatctaacatatacacttaacataagcatctaacataagcatctaacataagcatctaacatatacatttaacataagcatctaacatgtacacttaacataagcatctaacatgtacacttaacatgtacatctaacataagcatctaacatatacacttaacataagcatctaacataagcatctaacataagcatctaacatatacatttaacataagcatctaacatgtacacttaacataagcatctaacatgtacacttaacatgtacatctaacataagcatctaacatatacacttaacataagcatctaacataagcatctaacataagcatctaacatatacatttaacataagcatctaacatgtacacttaacataagcatctaacatgtacacttaacatgtacatctaacataagcatctaacatatacacttaacataagcatctaacataagcatctaacatatacatttaacataagcatctaacatgtacacttaacatgtacatctaacataagcatctaacatatacatttaacataagcatctaacatgtacacttaacataagcatctaacatgtacacttaacatgtacatctaacataagcatctaacatatacacttaacataagcatctaacatgtacacttaacataagcatctaacatatacacttaacataagcatctaacatgtacacttaacataagcatctaacatgtacacttaacataagcatctaacatgtacacttaacataagcatgtAACATGTGcacttaacatgtacatctaacataagcatctaacatgtacacttaacatgtacatctaacataagcatctaacatgtacacttaacataagcatctaacatgtacacttaacataagcatctaacatgtacacttaacatgtacatctaacataagcatctaacatatacatttaacataagcatctaacatgtacacttaacatgtacatctaacataagcatctaacatatacacttaacataagcatctaacataagcatctaacataagcatctaacatatacatttaacataagcatctaacatatacacttaacataagcatctaacataagcatctaacataagcatctaacatatacatttaacataagcatctaacatatacacttaacatagaCATCAGCACCTAacataagcacctcacatacacagcatacatagacataagcaccttACATatacagcatacatagacataagcacagCACATATACATAGAgacataaacatatttttggcaCTAATGGAACCTCATAGAGAAGGAAGTATTTAAAAGCATATATCCACTTTAAGTGTGAAGGCAGTGTGCatatgatctgaaatatttgttACAATGAACTGTGGGTGTTAATATAAAGTGCCACAGTCCCAATTTAGTGAGGAGGTGGAGGactgtgtttattatttttaggcCATTGGTGGTGTGCAGAGGAGAGAGTGCACAGTGGAGGAGAGGGAGGACTCCAGCTCCGCGACAGCAGCAGTAAGGACAGACTCAGAGCTTATCACCAGAGAGATGTTGTCCTCCCGGTCTTCTCTCTGCTTGCTGCAGCGCCAGCACTCTCTGCCTCTCCGACACTCTCTCTGGAGCTGGGGATGTGATGGGTGTCGCAGGTGAGCACCAAGGAGGTTTCCTTCAGCGGGGCAACGGGCGGAAGATAGAACGCACTTACACTCCATTGACCGTAGTGAACTTCGCTGTCTTCTCACAGAGCAGACTCGTCGGGGAATAACACAGCCACTGGTTCATCAGGAGATTAAAGCTGCCTCCTTGCACTTGcactgctttctttctttctgttccTGGGCTGAAATCCGGGCAGGCTAATTCTTCAGCTTCCGAGTCCCAGAGTTGCTACATGTTGCTGCTTGGCTTGAATCTGGTTCCCTTCCTGTCCACATTTGGAGATTTTTGAGCTGACGGGTTCCGTTGCTGCCAGGTTCAAGCCATGACATTTTCATGTCTACCCTAAGTGTGAAAGCCTGCCTGTGACATGGAAAAAACAGGACTCTACAGACTCTTATATTACTTCATTCTCAACTCCCACTTCATGATATGTGCAGATGGTAAGTAACCTGAAGTGGATAACCTGCATAAGCCAGTATGTCCCCTGCTGAATGCTAAAACTAAGTCTGCAGACTGTccttcaaaatattaacattaaagCAAGATATAAAAACAGGACTGATGAGGTTGTGCTTTTATTGTAACAGTCTGATTTGATAAAGCTGAGCCAgattaaatgcaataatacaGTTTGAGAATGGTCAGATGTTGCCATTCAGATTGTTTGGTTTGCAAAACAGTAAAGAGATCCAGTTTCAGTTCCAACCCATTCGTAAATCTGCTGTATTTTCCTCTTCATGCATGGACCTGAAGCTGTGTTCATTGAAGTCCCTAAAGATATGAGTGTTGGGGAAGGAGAGGACGTAGAGATGCCCTGTGCCTTCAAAGCCCTCAGCTCTGCACCGATGTCTTTGGAAATTCAGTGGTGGTACATCAAGCTGTACAGCCCTAAAGAAGCACCTCATGACCTGCAGATTGGTTCTCCAATGAACAGGACCAAGGTACCCACAGTCCTTAAACTTGTCTCCTGATTATGCACATCTTAGGAAATCTGTTCCCTAAATCCAGTCAGGAGAAAGAATGGATATATTTTGCATGGTATTTTACTGTGACAACAAACTGTGCAGAAATGTATGTTTTGATTGACACATCTTTAAACTAATCTCAGCCTAAGCAGGTCTGCATTTAGACTTCTgataaacatctaaaaacattaaaaaaaactggacTTTTAGACCAAATATCTGCCAGTTCTAGCTTACATGCCTATGGAACATTTAgacattgtttaaaaatatttcaacaagAAAAATCCTTAGGACAAAATTCACAGTATCTAAGAAGTTTATTTGTTAGTGTTTGAAGTTTTTACTTGTTTGAGCAATTGGTCCAAGGCAACCAGCCATCCAGTTTATCTGCATCTCTGCAGTATGACAAATCAACTGGAgtcatttggatttttttaccATCTCATGGGTCTGGGAGATACAGTCACATCTGCTAAATTTCCTTAGCTATATAAGTACCACTGGGGATAGAATGAGTTTAAAGGAGAAGGTGGGGGGAGCTGGGAGGTTATGAATGGCGTCTTTGAGAGAAATCCTCATCCAGCAAGTTCTCTTTGTTTATCTGTTGCTCTTCCCAGTGGAAAAAATGCAATTCCTGTTTGAAATTTGCTTAAACAAagtgtctgttttttgtttttttttaaccataagGAATGTTTCTCTTTGATTTATTATGCTTCTATCGTTTCAGGGCAGTTTAACAGAAGCTACAAAAATAAGTGTAAGTGACCCCTTTTATAAACTGAGCAAGACAAgatacaaaaatacataaaaacccATACCTTTCTGaagtaaatatgtttattataTCGTGTAACTAAGTTTGAACACCTACATCGGGAGcctaattttatttagggttttttactcatttatatTAGTCATCACTTTTTTCTTTATGATTTATAACTCAGGTTGTCAATAGTGAAGGTTATTCTTTACATCTTAGGGTTGATGATGTCACATTTTAACCAAAGTGCCCCCTATTGGGTAAACATTGAGGTTTTCCAAGAATGAATGTGTTAGTTATCAGCTAACACATGATCATAATTTGATGCCGGATTTGTAGCTACCCCCAGTCATAAAACATGAAGCCAGCCTCATTAAGCTGATGATTAATGATCCTAAAACCAGCTGTTATCCAAACGTGTGCCTGTTTTGTAATATTTCCATATCTCTCTGCCTTGGGTTTTCAGACAGTGCGTGTTCAAGGGAATGCCATCTCTCACCACCTCAGTCTTTCCAAAGTGAAGAAAGAGGACGAGGGGGTGTATCAGTGTCGTGTGTCTGATCTGTGGGCCGAAGAGACTCAGGACCTTACAGTTCATGCTTCATTGACCGTCACAGCACGTGGCGGGATGGTGGCTGAGGAGGCTGTGTCACATATTCAGAACCGCTGGTTGTTAAGGAATACCAACATAGCTCTGGGAGGGAGCACCACCTTCAAGTCCAGTCAGGGACTGACAGGAGGAGCCAGGACAGGGCATGAGAAACACTGGGTACCTCAGCTGGGCCAGCCTGACCTATTACCCTCCATGTCATCCAGCACTACTACCTCAGTGGCCAAGTCATCAGCCTCAAGGCTGGCAGGGAGCGCAGCCATCCTCTGGCACAAGGCTGGTGAGTGAGTGCGAGAAGATCAACTGGGTGTGAAACAGAAGCACAGTGAGTCCTAGGAGTAGTTCCAAGGGTATAACCAGATATCTGTGTAaccataaacagaaacacacacacacacacacacatacaactCAGCAAACAGTAGCTGCTTTCCTGGTCTGCTTGTCCATGTTCATCCGTTGTAGCAAAAAAACTGTACCCTTGTTTCTTCTTGAAGAGCCTTTTAGCTTTGATTTGTTGTGAAAGGCAGTTCAAAGCCTGATGCAGATGCACTGAGAACTCCTTTTCTCCATGACTGCTGCTCCTACGATCCTTATATACAATCAGCCTAGTTTTCACTCCCTGTGTTCTCCATGTTCCTCCCTTTCTTCATGGTAATATCACATAAATGCACATATGGATGTGAAGATTTCCTGTTGAATGTTTTTGCTTACTTTACATCAGAAGTGATTGACTAAAGGGCAAGATTGCAGgtatgtgagtgagtgtatgaacCTTTCTGCATCCATGCAATTTCCTGAACTCTGTCAAACATTTCATActatttgttttaacacagacagTTTAAGTTTACTTGCATATAGATGCTTAACTCCTATTTATATCCCTCCACCTGTGCCAGCAGCTGAGCAGATGGTATGTGAAGGGGTGGGGGGGACTGAAAATTGCAATCTACTTTCTTATTGCTTACTCCTGGCCCAGTTCTGTTTGTTGAAGCACActcattaataattaaaattctTAGTAGGCTTGTGGACGCTTGTCCAGCAGGCTGCTGAGGCAAGGAGCCACCAGtctggaagaaaaaacaaacagacagaaATACCATATGTTGTCATGATGGGTTCAGCCGTTTTTTACTCATCTTGTCTGGAATATGTCGCTGGTTGACCAAGGGCAGTGAAAGGTGCTGCCCTGCATATTGAAGCCTTTGTGGGGGGTTTAGATCAATAATCTTTTCTCTATGGAACCAAGCAATGTTTGCAAGCACTCATACTGTTGCTCATCAATAAATGTTTATTCTTTACTAGATTTAAACAAATGCTTTTATACACACAAGCATACTAAGGCTTATGAGACTCTCGGTATCATCattgatatatatattactGGATTGGACATCTCCTATTAGCCTCTATAGATGGTGAAGCAGGAGCCATTGCTATGCATTGAGTCATGTAACAAAACAATGATGTTGCAGGATGAGCATGCATCTGTCACAAAAACTGTTGTAGCGGCCGTATGTTTTAACGACTTTTTATAAATTATGGCTTATAAAGAAGCTGACAAATTACAGATGttataaaacatataaatatcAGAATcggaatcagctttattgccaagttcgtacatacaaacaaggaatttgactccggtacactttgctcttttgttctgtttttgcattacagaatatacaaatttacaatttacaatgtacaatatacacatatctaatagaaaaggtgcatttgcaacatctgtatgctgttgttctgtactctattaaatgttcatcagagaaacagcctgggggaagaaactgtctttgtggcagctggttttagtgaacagtgctctgtagcggcggcctgaaggtaaaactctaaacagtttatgtgcagggtgtgtggggtctgcagagattttggcagctcttttcttgaccctagacatgtataagtcctggatggagggaaggtcagccctgattattttctctgcagtcctgattattcgttgcagtctggacctgtcctgttttgtggatgagccaaaccacactgagatggatgaagacaggacagactgaatgatggcagtgtagaagatgaccagcagctcctgtggaaggttgaacttcttgagttgcctcaggaagtacagtctctcctgggccttctttcgaacagtgtctatgtgcgaagaccatctcaggtcctcagagatggtggttcctaagaacctgaagtggtccagtgttgttgaggatggtgacgggggtgtatgggggtggtgttctccgaaagtccaccaccatttccacagtcttgagtgggttcagttcaaggtagttctgaccgcaccagtgtaccagccgatccacctgctgtctgtatgcagactcatcgccgtcctggatcagtccaatgacagtggtgtcatctgcaaacttcaggagtttcacggacgagtctgatgaggtgcagtcatttgtgtacagagagaagaggagtggggatagaacacacccttggggggcaccagtacttattgatctggatcgggagaaaatgctccccagtctcacctgctgctgtcggtccgtcaggaagctgttgatccactgacaggtggaggctgggacgttgagctgtgtgagcttctggtggaggatgtctgctatgatggtgttgaaggccgagctgaagtctacaaacaggatcctggcggagctgaagtctacaaacaggatcctggcgtacgtccctgggtggtcgaggtgtcgcaggatgaagtgtagacctaagttaacagcatcatctgctgacctgtttgctcggtaagcaaattgcagggggtccagcagggggcctgtgatgtctttcaggtgcttcaacaccagccgctcaaagatttcatgaccacagacgtcagggctacaggcctgtagtcatttaatcctaggatggtgggtttcttgggaaccgggatgatggtggatcgtttgaagcaggaggggacctcacatttctccagtgacttgttgaagatccttgtgaagatcggagcgagttgatgtgagcaggctttcagacatgatggggagacgttatcaggtcctccaggtttctttgttttcttgcgctgaaagagcctgtttacgtcttcctcggagatctttagtgcaggcagaagaTCTGacggtggggggttggttgctttatgggaggaatttgttcctgaatgggatgtagaggggttgatttgaggtgtgaatggtttcttgtcatgtctgcagtagaagccattcagacggttggccaggagacgactctgttcacgatgggtggaggggctcttgtaggcagtcagatttctcagaccagtccatacagctgaagtgtcaccagtagaaaggctgttcttaagcttctcactatagcttctcttagctgctttgatctcttttgttagtttgttcctggcctgcatgtaccacgcccaatctccactgctgtgagcttcttccttttccctgcgcagattcctgaggtgtggagtaaaccatggcttattgttcccaaaggtgcagaaggtcttggtctgcacacacatgtcctcacagaaactgatgtatgatgtcaccacatcagttagttggtttaagtcagtggctgaggtttcaaaaacagtccagtctgtgcattcaaagcaggcctatagcatctgctttgattcctcagtccacttcttaacagtgtgaaccttgggtttggaagctcttagtttctgtctgtaggttgggatgaggtggattaaataatgatccgaaaacccctttttttttttttttttttcagaatatgtACTCTCTCTAAACAGAAATCTATAAGCAGTGTAGGGACCATCCATTATAGTAATGACAGGTATTCCTGTTGTGCTATAAAGATCTTTCTGATGTCAATTGATTTTTAAAACCTCAAGCTGCATAGTTTGTTGGTTTCTGGCCTTCATCCTGAAATTTGTAAAATGATATTGGCCATTAAAAGAGGATTCATGTGGCTCCTGTCACCTAGGTGGTGTTCGATTGGCCATCAGGAGCACCGGGACAATTCCCGGTAGTCTGGCCACTGGCCCGGCCTGCTCAGCTATCTGTGAGGAGCAGGACCAAAGCTTCAGTTCAGGTCGcacttgatttttttaattaaacaatcCATGCTCctctccttgaaccgccaccttaacatggtggagggctGTGAGTggtcgaatgatcctagaggctatgttgtccggggcttaaatgcccctggtagggtctccaatggcaaacaggctgtaggtgatgggtcagccaaagagcagttcagacaccttcatgaggactattACGACAAGACACGTGACTTCGCCCGGCAGGACCGAACCGGGGTCCCACCCTTGTCCCACCTTTATCACCCACTCATTGGCAAGTGCCTTTGCCGGGTTGCTCCTTGTGGGACCTGGCCTGGCCAAGCCAcaacgagagatgcgaggccaaccctcagtgggcccaccacctgcagggggaacaaTGAAGGACAAATGCAAAGAGGATCAGGCAGGGCTGAGACCTTGCCAACCAGATCTCCGGAAGTTTAAACTGGCTGGAGGTGAAAGAGAAAGAGCCTGGGCTTGTGCAGGAGGTTTAAAAATATCAGCTAGAAATA is from Girardinichthys multiradiatus isolate DD_20200921_A chromosome 4, DD_fGirMul_XY1, whole genome shotgun sequence and encodes:
- the vstm2b gene encoding V-set and transmembrane domain-containing protein 2B isoform X2, whose protein sequence is MEKTGLYRLLYYFILNSHFMICADAVFIEVPKDMSVGEGEDVEMPCAFKALSSAPMSLEIQWWYIKLYSPKEAPHDLQIGSPMNRTKTVRVQGNAISHHLSLSKVKKEDEGVYQCRVSDLWAEETQDLTVHASLTVTARGGMVAEEAVSHIQNRWLLRNTNIALGGSTTFKSSQGLTGGARTGHEKHWVPQLGQPDLLPSMSSSTTTSVAKSSASRLAGSAAILWHKADHAHVLLFGPCHACLASLFLFCSCLISCRIMSTMDPLLFITLLFLHKLLFILLAY
- the vstm2b gene encoding V-set and transmembrane domain-containing protein 2B isoform X4 translates to MEKTGLYRLLYYFILNSHFMICADAVFIEVPKDMSVGEGEDVEMPCAFKALSSAPMSLEIQWWYIKLYSPKEAPHDLQIGSPMNRTKGSLTEATKISTVRVQGNAISHHLSLSKVKKEDEGVYQCRVSDLWAEETQDLTVHASLTVTARGGMVAEEAVSHIQNRWLLRNTNIALGGSTTFKSSQGLTGGARTGHEKHWVPQLGQPDLLPSMSSSTTTSVAKSSASRLAGSAAILWHKAGE
- the vstm2b gene encoding V-set and transmembrane domain-containing protein 2B isoform X1: MEKTGLYRLLYYFILNSHFMICADAVFIEVPKDMSVGEGEDVEMPCAFKALSSAPMSLEIQWWYIKLYSPKEAPHDLQIGSPMNRTKGSLTEATKISTVRVQGNAISHHLSLSKVKKEDEGVYQCRVSDLWAEETQDLTVHASLTVTARGGMVAEEAVSHIQNRWLLRNTNIALGGSTTFKSSQGLTGGARTGHEKHWVPQLGQPDLLPSMSSSTTTSVAKSSASRLAGSAAILWHKADHAHVLLFGPCHACLASLFLFCSCLISCRIMSTMDPLLFITLLFLHKLLFILLAY
- the vstm2b gene encoding V-set and transmembrane domain-containing protein 2B isoform X3, producing the protein MEKTGLYRLLYYFILNSHFMICADAVFIEVPKDMSVGEGEDVEMPCAFKALSSAPMSLEIQWWYIKLYSPKEAPHDLQIGSPMNRTKGSLTEATKISTVRVQGNAISHHLSLSKVKKEDEGVYQCRVSDLWAEETQDLTVHASLTVTARGGMVAEEAVSHIQNRWLLRNTNIALGGSTTFKSSQGLTGGARTGHEKHWVPQLGQPDLLPSMSSSTTTSVAKSSASRLAGSAAILWHKAACRIMSTMDPLLFITLLFLHKLLFILLAY